The region CTCGCCCCAGCGCTCCCGGGAAATTGTCGATGCCCTGCTCGGCGCCCACCAGCCGGTCACCTACACCGCCATCGACTCGCCCTACGGACACGATGCCTTCCTGCTGCCCAGCGAACGCTACCGGGAGGCCTTTACCCGCTACATGGCGGGCGTGGCCCGGGACGCGCGACGTCAGGAGGTGCAGGCATGAACGGAGCCCCCATGCGACTCGACCAGACCGAAATACAGCACTGGATTGCCGAGGGCAGCCGCATTCTCGATCTGGGCTGCGGTGACGGCACCCTGCTCAAGTACCTGCAGGAGACCAAAAACACCTCCGGCTACGGCCTGGAAATCGGCGCCGAACAGATCAACGCGTGCATCGACAAAGGCCTGAATGTCATTGAGCAGAACCTGGACGAAGGCCTGGGCAACTTTGCCGACCAGAGCTTCGATACCGTGATCATGGCCCAGGCCATCCAGACCATGCACTACCCGCACAAAGTCCTGGATGAGATGCTCCGGGTGGGCAAGGAGTGCATCGTCACCTTCCCCAACTTTGGCCACTGGAAAGCCCGCTGGCACCTGGCCGTGCGCGGTCGCATGCCGGTGTCCGACCTGCTGCCCTTCGAGTGGTACGATACCCCCAATATCCACTTCTGCACCTTCCGGGACTTCGAGGTGCTCTGCCGGGATAAAGGCATCACCGTGCTGCATCGGCAGGTGGTCAACGAAGAGTCGCCGAACTTTTTGAAGGATGTATCGCCCAACCTGTTTGGCGAGACCGCCATTTATCACTTGTGCCTCGGTCACCGGGCCGGTCATTAGACCGGTCTTCGGTTCAACCACCCAAACCGGGAGTCAGCCCTCATGGGATTGCGACAGCCCTTTGGCCTGTACAACATCCGTACCGCGCTGCTGGCGTTTGTGCTCGCGCCTTTTCTGCTGATCATGATCACCACCGCCGGCTTCAGCCTGCGGCAACTGGAGCAGGCCGCAGAAACCGGTATGGAGGAGGAAATCGAGCTGATCGCCCGCTCAATCCGCCGCCCTCTGAGCTACGCGCTGGAAAATGGCCATGAAGAAACGCTGCGCCGCACTGTGACCTCGGCGGGGGATATCGGTCGTGTGTACGGCGTCTATGTGTACGATGAACAGGGCAACCGCATCACCGCCCAGGGCCCCAGCAACGTGCAGGTGCAGGACATCGAGGCCGCCAGTCTCGCCTCCCGGGGCAGCGAGCAGAGCGCCTTTGAAGAGATCGGTGGCGAAGCGGTTTTTTCCTACTTCATGCCACTGACCGACAGTGGCGGACGTATCCATGGGTTGCTTCAGGTCACCCGGCGAGGCAGCGACTTCGTCCAGCAGATTCGCGCCTTCCGCACCCGGGCCATCAGCATTCTGGCCGGTTCGGCCCTGTTGGTATTGATACTGGTATGGATCGGCTATCAGCGCGCGATCGGTCGCCACATTCAGTCCATGGGACGCGGCATGGCCACCGTCGCGAGCGGCCGTCGGGACCATCGCCTGGATACCCAGGGCCCCACCGAACTGCGCTTTCTGTCCGAGGGCATTAACCGGATGCTCGACAGCATCGTCGCCTCCGAGCGGGAAATCAGTACTCGTCGGGAACGGGAATACCAACTCAAACACCAGTTACACCAAGCCGAAAAACTGGCGGCCATCGGGCGTTTTGCGGCCGGCGTCGCACACGAGCTCGGCACGCCCCTGAGCGTCGCCGACGGCAAGGCCCAGCGGGCCCTGCGTCGCGCCGCCCCCGAGGACGCCAAAACCCTGCAGGACATCCGGCAGCAGCTGCAGCGCATGGAGCGGATCATCCGGCAACTGATGGATTTTGCCCGTCCGGTCACTCCCGAGCACCGGGAGGTCCGTTTGACCGACCTGGTGCAGTCCTCGCTGCAGCAAGTGGAAGACGAGCGCCGCAAGCATTCGGTAGACATCGAAATCCGGGCACCCGAGACACCCTGCCCCACACTCAATGCCGATCGGCTGCGTCTGGAGCAGGCCCTGATCAACCTGCTACGCAACGCCGTTCAGGCCACCCCCAACGGCCTTGTCAGGCTGAGCTGGCACTGCACATCCGACGCGGTGCGACTCGTGGTGGAAGACAACGGCCCCGGCATCGCGCCCTCCGTACGGGAGCAATTGCTCGAACCCTTCGTCACCACCAAACCTGTGGGCGTTGGCACCGGGCTCGGACTGGCCGTCGTCAACGCGGTGGTCACCGAGCATGGTGGACACATCGACATCGGTGCGAGCCAAATGGGTGGGGCCCGCTTTGATCTGAACATCCCCTTCCAGCCTCCGGCCGACTCGCCGTCCGCCGTGAATGCACCCGAGGTACTGCCCCATGACTGACACTCCCAGCGCAGGTCCCGTTGACATTCTGGTGATTGAGGACGACCCGGATCTGCGGCAACTGCTGCTGGAAGAGCTTGCCGATGCCGGCCATCGTTGCGCGGGCAAAGGCGACCTGGTCAGTGCCCGCCAGTGGTTGAGCGAACAGGCCCCCAAGCTGGTGGTCAGCGACCTGCACCTGCCCGATGGCAACGGCCTGGACCTGCTGGAGGAATTGCGCCAATTGCCTGTGCGTCCGAGTTTTATCGCCATCACCGCCTTTGGCACCATCGATCAGGCAGTGGATGCCCTGAAGCGCGGCGCCGATGACTTTCTGACCAAACCCCTGGACCTGGACCACTTTACCCTGTCCATTACCCGCACCCTGCAGCGCCAACTGTTGGAGCAGGAACTGAGCTATTACCGGCGCCTGCTGGACCAGGGCGAGTTCCACGGCATGATCGGGCGCAGCCCGCGTATGCGCCAGTTGTTCACCCAGATTCAGCAGGTCGCCCAGGCCGGTGGCCCGGTACTGGTGACCGGAGAGAGCGGCGTAGGCAAGGAGTTGGTGGCCCGCGCCATTCACCGGGAGAGCGATCGCCGGGATGGCCCCTTTATCGCGCTCAACTGCGGCGGCATCGCCGCCAACCTGCTGGAAAGCGAACTGTTCGGCCATGCCGCCGGCGCCTTTACCGGTGCCACCAAGGCCCGGCGCGGCCTGTTCGCCGCCGCCGACGGTGGCACCCTGATGCTCGATGAAATCGGCGAAATGCCCATGGAGATGCAGTCGAGCCTGCTGCGCGTACTGCAGGACGGTCGGGTGCGACCGGTCGGCAGCAACACCGAACAGGACCTGAACGTGCGGATTATCGCCGCCACCAACCGGGAGCTGCCCGATGAGGTCAGTGAGGGACGCTTTCGGGAGGACCTCTACTACCGTCTGGAAACCTTCACCATCGAAGTCCCGCCTCTGCGCCAGCGCGGCGACGACCTGGAGCGCCTGATCGCCCATATGGTGCATCAGTTCAACCAGCGCCGTCAGCAGCCGGTGGACGGCCTGAGCGGCGAGGCGTTGAACCTGCTCAAACGCTACCCCTTCCCGGGCAATGTCCGCGAACTGTCCAACATCATTGAGCGAGCGGTGACCTTCTGCTCCGAGCGTCTGATCGGACCGGAGCACTTGCCCGAGCGGATTCACCAGGCCACACCGACGCCGGAGCCCGCCTCCGGCGACCGCTGGCAGCCGCCCACCGGCGAGGGTGAGCTGGTGTCGCTGGATGCGGTGGAACGCAGTTACATCCATTATGTGCTCGATCAGGTGGACGGCAACAAAAAGCGCGCCGCCGATATCCTCAACATCGGCCGACGCACCCTATACCGATGGCTGGAAACCGACGCGTGAATTGACCTCTGTAGGCGGCTTGCGCCCATCCGACACACTCGGGGGTGAGTCAATTTGGCACATGAGCGAAAGGGCACAGTGACCCAGTCCACACACAGCGCGCCGATACCAGATAAAAACCCATACAAATCAATCACTTATAAAATTTTTGCACTTTTGGCACGGGCGTTGCGATAGACACAGGTACGCAACACAACTAACGGGTTTTTCAGAACCCCTATTCTGTTTCACTGTGAGGAGAAACTTATGCGTACCATCAAACATCCCGTACTCGCCCTTCTGGCTACTGCCGGTCTGCTGTTCGGCGCGGCCACCGTTTCCGCCCAAGGCGCAGCGCCCCAGGGCGGCGCTCAGGCCCCACAGGCTCAGCCGCAGACTGAAGCAATGGACGTGAGTGAAGAGCAGGTTGAAAGCTTCGTAGACGCCTACATGGCCGTCCAGGGCATCAACCAGGAATACACCCAGAAGCTTCAGGCGGTGGAAGATCCCGAGAAGGCCACCGAACTGCAGCAGGAAGCCCAGACCAAGATGCAGGAAGCGGTGAGCGATTCCGGTCTGTCCATCTCTGAGTACCAGCAGATCGCCAACCAGGCCGGCCAGAACGAAGAACTGCGCGGCCAGATCGAAGAAGCACTGACCGCCCGTGTTGAGCAGGACTCCTGATACGAGTCAGACCGACACGATACAGAAACGGGGCCTCTTGGCCCCGTTTTTTGTCCCCGCCTTTTGTGCCAAAGACCCATCGAGTAAGGTAGACTTTCTCCTTCGGAACTCACCTGAGTCCCTTTCATTCGAAGTCGGAGAAGCCTCATGTCACGCCTGCTGTCCTTGACCGCCCTGCTAGCGCTGCTACTGGCACCGCTGACCCACGCCCAGAGTGGCTCGGAGCGCTTTGGTGATTACCAGGTGTACTACAGTGTGTTCAACAGTACCTTCGTGCTGCCAGACATCGCCAGCGTGCACAATCTGGTGCGCGGCGAAGACCGGGCCCTGGTGAATATCAGCGTTACCCGTGCCGACGGTGGCCTGGGCCTACCCGCCGAGTTGAGCGGCACAGCCAGTAACCTGATGCAGCAGACTCAGACTCTGGAGTTCAAAGAAATCAGCGAGGGCGACACCACGTATTACATCGCCCCGATACGCCACCTTGATGAAGAGATGTACAACTTCCGAGTCCGTATTCAGCCCGAGGGCGCCGAGCAGAGCTTCGAGCTGCGCTTCAGCCAAAAGCTGTACATTGAAAAGTAATGACGATATCCGCTGAGGAGCATTCATGCAGAAACTGGTACTCGCCAGTGGCAACCCCGGCAAACTGAAAGAGTTTCAACAACTGCTCGCCGGTTGCGGCTATCAGGTCCTATCTCAGGGCGAGTTCGGGCTCCACAGCGCTGAAGAAACCGGTCTGACCTTTGTGGAAAACGCCATCCTGAAGGCCCGCCACGCCAGCGCTCAAACCGGCTTGCCGGCCCTGGCCGATGACTCCGGTCTCGCCGTCGATGCCCTGGATGGCCGCCCCGGCATCTACTCGGCCCGCTACGCCGGCCCCGACGCCTCCGACGCGGACAACAACGCCCGCTTGCTACAGGAGCTCAAAGGCATCCCCGAGACCGAGCGCGGCGCCTGCTATCACTGCGTACTGGTGCTGATGCGTCACGCCGAAGATCCCACCCCGATCATCGCCCAGGGCCAGTGGCGCGGGCGCATCCGCACCGAGCCCAGAGGCGAGGGCGGTTTCGGCTACGATCCGTTGTTTCAGGTGCTGGAGCGCCAGTGCAGCGCCGCGGAGCTGGGCAAGGAAGAAAAAGGCAAAATCAGCCACCGGGCCATCGCCACCCGGGCACTGCTGGCCGGGCTGACCAACGGGGCGCCCTGACGCCACGATAAACAAAGCGATAATCGACATTTGAAATTTGCGCCAACCTGTGGCGTAATTCCAAAGGTATTACGAATAATAACGCCAGGGTTGAGGCGTCCCCGTCATGGAGCAGTAGACGTGAGGCCGACCGTAATGGCGTCGCGACATTCACATCTGCTCAAGAAGGACGGGCTGTACTCATGATGAAAACTCCCTCCGGCACTCGCGCCGACTCCCCCTTGTTCAACGCTTTAATCATGCTCAAGCTCCCGATCCGGGTTTTCGCAACTTTGACCAAGGCCTGTTCTATCGCACTGCTCACCCTGCTTACGCTACCAGCCGCTGCGGACTCCCCGGAGTTAAAACAGATCGCCTCTGTCTACGGCGTCGACCCCTCGCGGGAAATGGTTGCCATATCGCCCAACGGTGAACTGCTGGCGTTTCGCACCCGCGACGGCGATAAAGACCTGATTCTGGTTCATTCCCTTAAAAAAGGAAAAAACATCACCGGTGCCCACGTCGGGGAAATGGATCCGCGTCGGCTGCACTTTGTCAGCGACCAATACCTGATCATGGTCGCTTCCAAGGAAACCCGTCTGATGGGCTTTCGGGGCCGTAACGAAATCAGTACCGCCTATGCTTTGAACATCAAGACCGGCGCCATCGAACAGCTGTTGCGCCCGGGCCATGTCATCTACGCCGGCCAGCAGGGCCTGGGGCGGATTCTCGGGATTTCCGACGACGGCCGGAAGTTGTACATGCCCGCCTACGTGCCCCGCTCCAAAACCGATCGACAACCCGATTACGCCCTACTCGAAGTCGATATTGAAAAACCGCGCCATCCCAAGGTCCTGGAAGATGGCCACTCCCATACCGTGGACTGGTTCGTCGGGCGCAACGGAAAAGTCCTGGCACAGGAGCGTTACAACGAAGACGACTATCAACACGAGATTCTGGTGCGCGATGGCGATGACTGGCGGGTGATCTACTCGGACAACTCGCCGCGCACCGTGGCTTCGTTTATCGGCGAAACACCGGATCAAAACTGGTTGGTCATGCTCAAGGAGGATTGGGATACCGGCCGGGTCGAGTACTACCGATTGAACCTGGACAGCGGCAAGCAGGAACGGCTCGACCTCAACCGCAACGATAGCGACATTGCCAACGTTCGCCTCAATGCCGAGCGGGTCGCGATTGGTATCACCTACGCGGGCTTTAACCCCAGCTATCACTTTTTTGATGCCGCGCTGAACGATCGGGTGAGCAAACTTCAGGCTCAGTTCAAGGGTCACTCCCTTTATGTGGTCAACGCCGACTCCGAGTTGAACAATCTGGTGCTGTACCTGGAGGGGCCCTCCACCGCCGGCGAGTTCTTCCTGTCACAGAAAGGCCAACCGGTGCGCTTTTTGTTGAGCGCCTACCCCGGCATCAGCGAAGCTGAGGTGCAACCCTCGGTGCCCTTTGAGTTCAAAGCCCGGGACGGGTTGGTCATCCCCACCTTGCTGACCATTCCGCGGGTTCACGCCGCCAACCCGGAAAACCTGCCCGCTGTTGTGCTACCACACGGGGGGCCGGAATCTTACGATCGCCAGGAATTCGATGCGCTGGTCCAGTCGATTGCCGCCCGTGGCTATGCCGTCATTCAACCGCAGTTCCGTGGCTCTTACGGCTTTGGGTACGAGCATTGGGCGGCCGGTCTGGGCGAGTGGGGCCGTGCGATGCAGGATGACGTGTCCGATGCGGTAAAAGCCCTGAGCAACGTCGGGTTTATCGACCCGGACCGGGTCTGCATTGCCGGCGCCAGCTACGGCGGTTACTCAGCCCTGGCGGGCGCGGCTTTTACCCCCGACCTGTATCGCTGCGCCATTTCCATTCATGGCGTCAGCGATCTGAACGCCATGCTGGAACATGAAGAGAAGGACTTGGGCGAAGACCACTGGGTCATCGAATACTTCTCTCGTTCTATCGCCAAAAACTACTTCACCCCGGAGCGATTGGCCGCTCACTCGCCCGCCAATTTCGCCAGTGGTATTAGCGCCCCGGTGCTGTTGGTCCACGGGGAAGACGACGAGATTGTGCCGATTGAGCAATCCGAACTGATGCTGGAAAAACTGCAGGCGGCCAACAAGCCGGTGAAGTACCTGCCGCTGAAAGATACTGGCCACAGTTACGGTGAGGAGCCGGTGCGTCAAATGCTGATCGAGGCGGTGTTGGCATTTCTGGATGAGCATCTGGCGCCCTCCGGGGAAACACTGGCAACGGTGGGCAGCGAGGCAGACTAGCCTCCCGAGACGAGGGTGGCGGAGGTAGGGAGGCGGAGGTCATGGTATAGTGACGGCCTGTTTTTATTGAACCGCCGGATTGCCATGCGCCTCCCCCCGCTTTCGCTCTACATTCACATCCCCTGGTGTGTTCGCAAGTGCCCCTACTGCGATTTCAATTCGCACCAGGCCGGTGACGCCCTGCCCGAAGCGGAGTATGTCGCCGCCCTGGGGGTCGACCTGGCCGCCGAAGCCGAACTGGCTCAGGGACGCTCTATCCAGACGGTATTTTTCGGCGGCGGCACGCCGAGTCTGTTTTCCGCCGAGGCGATTGGCCGGATCCTGGAAAACGTCGATCAGACGGTGGGGCTGGCCTCCGATGCAGAGATTACCCTGGAGGCCAACCCCGGCACCTTCGAGCAGGCGCGCTTCAGTGCCTATCGCCGCGCCGGGGTGAATCGGTTGTCCATCGGGGTGCAGAGCTTTCAGGCCGAGCAGTTACACAAGCTTGGGCGTATTCACGACCGGGATGAAGCGCTGGCGGCCGTGGCCATGGCCCGCCGGGCCGGTTTCGACAATATCAACCTTGACCTGATGCACGGGCTGCCCGAACAGACCACGGCGGCCGCCTGTTCCGACCTGCGGCAGGCCATCGAGTTGGCCCCCGAGCACCTGTCCTGGTACCAGTTGACCATTGAGCCCAATACCCACTTCTACAGTGCGCCGCCCCTGTTGCCGGTGGAGGACACTCTGGCCGATATTCAACAGGCCGGCGAGGCCCTGCTGGCCGAGGCAGGCTACGGCCAATATGAAGTATCCGCTTACTGTCAGCCCGGAAAGCCGGCCCGGCACAACCTCAACTACTGGACCTATGGGGATTATCTGGGCATCGGTGCCGGCGCCCACGGGAAAGTGACCCATCCCGAGCGCGGCGACATCACCCGGCGCTGGAAAACCCGTTTGCCCGCTCACTACCTTGAGCGGGCCGCCGCTGCATCGGCGAGAACCCGGGAAACGGCGCATCCCATGCTCGCCGGGCAGGAAACCCTGAAGCCCGACGCCCTGCCTCTGGATTACCTGCTCAACGCCCTGCGCCTGAACGAAGGCGTGCCCGCGGAAGCGTTCGAGGCGTACACCGGCCTCCCGCTGTCCAGGCTGGACCCGACCTGGCGCGAACTGGAACGTAAGGGGCTGGTATATCCCAGGGACGAGCACCTGCGTACCACCGCCCTGGGGCGCCGGTTTCTCAATGACGTGCTGGCCGCCTTCTAGCGGCTGCTGTCGGCCTCCAGGGCTTTGATCTGCTGATAGATTCCCTCGGCCTCTTCGGTCAACAAAGAGTAGGTTTTGATATCGCCACTGCGCTGGGCGAGCATCGCGTCCTTCAGTCGTCGTTCGTAGGCTTTTTGCAGTTTTTTGCGAGGATCTGACTTGAGCCAACTCAACATGGCGGGCAACTCCTTGGGTTCAATGGGGTCCCCAGTGTACGCGCCCATCACCCAAATAGACGCCCCCTGTCCCAAAAGGGCTCTGGTGATTTCCCGCACCAGACGATACGATACCGGTTACCGTTCGATACCTCATAACAGCAATAACGGACCGATTCCATGACTCACACCATCCATCACGCCAGACTGCTGTTCTGGTCATTTACGGTCGCGCTGGGCGGTTTCCTGTTCGGGTTTGATACCGCCGTCATTTCCGGCGCGGAACAGGCCATCCAGGCGCAGTGGGGGCTGTCGGATGCCCTGATCGGCCTGATGGTCTCATCGGCGCTGGCCGGCACCGTCATCGGTGCCATCTTTGGCGGTATCCCCTGCGACCGCTACGGGCGCAAAATAACGCTGTTCTGGATCGGCGTCCTCTACCTGATCTCGGCGCTCGGTTCGGCGCTCGCCCCCGATGTCTACAGCCTGATGTTGTTCCGCTTTATCGGCGGGTTGGGCGTGGGGGCCTCCTCGGTCGCCGCCCCGGTGTACATTTCTGAAATCGCCCCCACCGGCCTGCGCGGTCGCCTGACCGCCATGTTCCAGTTCAATCTGGTGTTCGGCATCCTGTGTGCTTATCTGTCCAATTATGGCGTCGCCAGTGCCGGCGGAGACTGGCGCGTCATGCTGGGTGTGGAAGCGGTGCCCGCCCTGCTGTTTGTGATTCTGATTCTGTTTGTACCCCGCAGCCCCCGCTGGCTGATCACCCGGCGCGGTGCCCACGACGAAGCCCGCCGAGTGCTCACGATGATCGACCCCAGTCGGGTCGAGCAGGCGTTGGCCGACATTGAGCACAGCCACAAACAGAAGATCCAGGGCAGCGAGCTCAGGGAGTTTCTGTCGGGTCGCTATCGCTGGCCGATTCTACTCGCGTTCCTGTTCGCGTTTTTCAATCAGGTGTCCGGCATCAACGCGGTCATCTATTACGCGCCGCGCATTTTTTCCATGGCCGGCATGGAGAGCAGCGCCGCGCTGCTGTCCTCCGCCGGGCTCGGGCTGGTGAATCTGGTGTTCACCCTCATAGGTCTGGCTCTGATCGACCGGTTCGGGCGACGCTTCCTCATGTACATTGGCTCGTTTGGCTACATTCTGTCACTGACCAGCCTGGCCCTGATCTTTCATCTGGAGGCGTTTGGCGGCAGCCTGGTGCCACTACTGATTTTTGTGTTTATCGCCTCCCACGCGATCGGTCAGGGTGCCTGCATCTGGGTCTTTATCGCCGAGATCTTCCCCAACAGCGTCCGCGGTTACGGCATGTCCCTGGGTTCGGGTACCCACTGGGTATTTGCCGCTTTGGTCGCGTTCAGCTTTCCGTATTTCGCCGGCACGTTCGGTGGAGCCCCGCTATTTGCTTTTTTTGCCGCCATGATGGTGCTGCAACTGCTGTTCGTGCGCTACCTGATGCCCGAGACCAAAGGTGTTTCACTGGAGGATCTGGAGGTCCAGCTCAGCCAAAAGCGGTAACCGACCGGTGGGCGAAGTGCTACACTTGTTTCGAGCGCTTCGCCCATTCTGCCAGTGACCGACCTTCATGCTGCGACTTATTCGCTACACACGCGAAAACCCCATCGCCACCCGCCTGCTCGGACTGATCATCCTGAGCAGCTCGGCCATCACCCTGGTGGCCATCCTGATGCAACTCTACTCAAGCTTTCACGACGACCTGTCCGCACTGGAAGAGCGCCTGGATCAGGTGCGAGTCAGCACCCTGGCGAGCATCACCAAAAGCCT is a window of Marinimicrobium sp. C6131 DNA encoding:
- a CDS encoding DUF4426 domain-containing protein, with the translated sequence MSRLLSLTALLALLLAPLTHAQSGSERFGDYQVYYSVFNSTFVLPDIASVHNLVRGEDRALVNISVTRADGGLGLPAELSGTASNLMQQTQTLEFKEISEGDTTYYIAPIRHLDEEMYNFRVRIQPEGAEQSFELRFSQKLYIEK
- the rdgB gene encoding RdgB/HAM1 family non-canonical purine NTP pyrophosphatase, encoding MQKLVLASGNPGKLKEFQQLLAGCGYQVLSQGEFGLHSAEETGLTFVENAILKARHASAQTGLPALADDSGLAVDALDGRPGIYSARYAGPDASDADNNARLLQELKGIPETERGACYHCVLVLMRHAEDPTPIIAQGQWRGRIRTEPRGEGGFGYDPLFQVLERQCSAAELGKEEKGKISHRAIATRALLAGLTNGAP
- a CDS encoding alpha/beta hydrolase family protein, producing MMKTPSGTRADSPLFNALIMLKLPIRVFATLTKACSIALLTLLTLPAAADSPELKQIASVYGVDPSREMVAISPNGELLAFRTRDGDKDLILVHSLKKGKNITGAHVGEMDPRRLHFVSDQYLIMVASKETRLMGFRGRNEISTAYALNIKTGAIEQLLRPGHVIYAGQQGLGRILGISDDGRKLYMPAYVPRSKTDRQPDYALLEVDIEKPRHPKVLEDGHSHTVDWFVGRNGKVLAQERYNEDDYQHEILVRDGDDWRVIYSDNSPRTVASFIGETPDQNWLVMLKEDWDTGRVEYYRLNLDSGKQERLDLNRNDSDIANVRLNAERVAIGITYAGFNPSYHFFDAALNDRVSKLQAQFKGHSLYVVNADSELNNLVLYLEGPSTAGEFFLSQKGQPVRFLLSAYPGISEAEVQPSVPFEFKARDGLVIPTLLTIPRVHAANPENLPAVVLPHGGPESYDRQEFDALVQSIAARGYAVIQPQFRGSYGFGYEHWAAGLGEWGRAMQDDVSDAVKALSNVGFIDPDRVCIAGASYGGYSALAGAAFTPDLYRCAISIHGVSDLNAMLEHEEKDLGEDHWVIEYFSRSIAKNYFTPERLAAHSPANFASGISAPVLLVHGEDDEIVPIEQSELMLEKLQAANKPVKYLPLKDTGHSYGEEPVRQMLIEAVLAFLDEHLAPSGETLATVGSEAD
- the metW gene encoding methionine biosynthesis protein MetW; translated protein: MRLDQTEIQHWIAEGSRILDLGCGDGTLLKYLQETKNTSGYGLEIGAEQINACIDKGLNVIEQNLDEGLGNFADQSFDTVIMAQAIQTMHYPHKVLDEMLRVGKECIVTFPNFGHWKARWHLAVRGRMPVSDLLPFEWYDTPNIHFCTFRDFEVLCRDKGITVLHRQVVNEESPNFLKDVSPNLFGETAIYHLCLGHRAGH
- a CDS encoding sugar porter family MFS transporter, whose protein sequence is MTHTIHHARLLFWSFTVALGGFLFGFDTAVISGAEQAIQAQWGLSDALIGLMVSSALAGTVIGAIFGGIPCDRYGRKITLFWIGVLYLISALGSALAPDVYSLMLFRFIGGLGVGASSVAAPVYISEIAPTGLRGRLTAMFQFNLVFGILCAYLSNYGVASAGGDWRVMLGVEAVPALLFVILILFVPRSPRWLITRRGAHDEARRVLTMIDPSRVEQALADIEHSHKQKIQGSELREFLSGRYRWPILLAFLFAFFNQVSGINAVIYYAPRIFSMAGMESSAALLSSAGLGLVNLVFTLIGLALIDRFGRRFLMYIGSFGYILSLTSLALIFHLEAFGGSLVPLLIFVFIASHAIGQGACIWVFIAEIFPNSVRGYGMSLGSGTHWVFAALVAFSFPYFAGTFGGAPLFAFFAAMMVLQLLFVRYLMPETKGVSLEDLEVQLSQKR
- a CDS encoding ATP-binding protein, with amino-acid sequence MGLRQPFGLYNIRTALLAFVLAPFLLIMITTAGFSLRQLEQAAETGMEEEIELIARSIRRPLSYALENGHEETLRRTVTSAGDIGRVYGVYVYDEQGNRITAQGPSNVQVQDIEAASLASRGSEQSAFEEIGGEAVFSYFMPLTDSGGRIHGLLQVTRRGSDFVQQIRAFRTRAISILAGSALLVLILVWIGYQRAIGRHIQSMGRGMATVASGRRDHRLDTQGPTELRFLSEGINRMLDSIVASEREISTRREREYQLKHQLHQAEKLAAIGRFAAGVAHELGTPLSVADGKAQRALRRAAPEDAKTLQDIRQQLQRMERIIRQLMDFARPVTPEHREVRLTDLVQSSLQQVEDERRKHSVDIEIRAPETPCPTLNADRLRLEQALINLLRNAVQATPNGLVRLSWHCTSDAVRLVVEDNGPGIAPSVREQLLEPFVTTKPVGVGTGLGLAVVNAVVTEHGGHIDIGASQMGGARFDLNIPFQPPADSPSAVNAPEVLPHD
- the hemW gene encoding radical SAM family heme chaperone HemW; this translates as MRLPPLSLYIHIPWCVRKCPYCDFNSHQAGDALPEAEYVAALGVDLAAEAELAQGRSIQTVFFGGGTPSLFSAEAIGRILENVDQTVGLASDAEITLEANPGTFEQARFSAYRRAGVNRLSIGVQSFQAEQLHKLGRIHDRDEALAAVAMARRAGFDNINLDLMHGLPEQTTAAACSDLRQAIELAPEHLSWYQLTIEPNTHFYSAPPLLPVEDTLADIQQAGEALLAEAGYGQYEVSAYCQPGKPARHNLNYWTYGDYLGIGAGAHGKVTHPERGDITRRWKTRLPAHYLERAAAASARTRETAHPMLAGQETLKPDALPLDYLLNALRLNEGVPAEAFEAYTGLPLSRLDPTWRELERKGLVYPRDEHLRTTALGRRFLNDVLAAF
- a CDS encoding DUF6435 family protein, which codes for MLSWLKSDPRKKLQKAYERRLKDAMLAQRSGDIKTYSLLTEEAEGIYQQIKALEADSSR
- a CDS encoding DUF4168 domain-containing protein, whose protein sequence is MRTIKHPVLALLATAGLLFGAATVSAQGAAPQGGAQAPQAQPQTEAMDVSEEQVESFVDAYMAVQGINQEYTQKLQAVEDPEKATELQQEAQTKMQEAVSDSGLSISEYQQIANQAGQNEELRGQIEEALTARVEQDS
- a CDS encoding sigma-54-dependent transcriptional regulator; this encodes MTDTPSAGPVDILVIEDDPDLRQLLLEELADAGHRCAGKGDLVSARQWLSEQAPKLVVSDLHLPDGNGLDLLEELRQLPVRPSFIAITAFGTIDQAVDALKRGADDFLTKPLDLDHFTLSITRTLQRQLLEQELSYYRRLLDQGEFHGMIGRSPRMRQLFTQIQQVAQAGGPVLVTGESGVGKELVARAIHRESDRRDGPFIALNCGGIAANLLESELFGHAAGAFTGATKARRGLFAAADGGTLMLDEIGEMPMEMQSSLLRVLQDGRVRPVGSNTEQDLNVRIIAATNRELPDEVSEGRFREDLYYRLETFTIEVPPLRQRGDDLERLIAHMVHQFNQRRQQPVDGLSGEALNLLKRYPFPGNVRELSNIIERAVTFCSERLIGPEHLPERIHQATPTPEPASGDRWQPPTGEGELVSLDAVERSYIHYVLDQVDGNKKRAADILNIGRRTLYRWLETDA